DNA sequence from the Clostridia bacterium genome:
TTGTTCACCGGCTATTTGTCCGGCGCGGCGGCGGGGCTCCTCTGCGGTATCCTGGGCGGGTATTTCAAAACGGCCCGGTACTGGATCCTGCCGCTGGTAAGGGTCTTAGGGCCCATCCCGGCTAACACCTGGCTACCCGTGATCCTGGTGCTGCCGTTTATCTCCCTGTTCCAAGGGGCGGTGTTCATGATCGCCCTCGGGGTGTGGTACCCCGTGACCATGACCACCATGAACGGTGTCATCAACATCCCGGTGCACAATTACGAAGTAGCCAAGACTTTCGGCGTGAGCAAGTGGAAAATGCTTTATCAGATCGCCATCCCGGCGGCTTCACCCTTCATCTTTCAAGGCTTAACTCAGGGCATGGGCATTGCCTGTACGGTACTTTTGATTGCGGAGATGATGGGGGTGGAGGCCGGCGTGGGCTGGTACATCAACTGGCAGCGGGGTTACGCCGAGTTTGACAAGGTCTATGCCGCCATCATCATTCTTTGCTTAACCTTTTTTGCGGTGAATGCCATTTTGAATGCGGTGAAGAAAAGAGCTCTCCGCTGGCGGGAGGATAAGCTATGAGCGCTAAGATTAGGATCGAGAATGTCACGAAGATTTTCCCCAAGCAAACGGAAGAAGGGACTATCACGGCTCTGGAAAACATCAACTTGGAGATTGAGGAAGGTGAATTTGTCTCGCTCCTTGGGGCCAGCGGTTGCGGCAAGTCCACTTTGCTGCGGATCATGGCCGGGTTGGAAGTGCCCACCCTGGGGCAGGTCTGGTTTAACGGGGAGAAAGTGGAGGGCCCCAGTCCCAAACGGGGATTAGTTTTCCAAGAACATTCCCTCTTTGCCTGGCTGACGGTCCGGCAGAACATTGAGTTTGCCTTGAAAGCCACCAAAAAGTACGAAGGCAGGGCCCAGGTGGATCAATGGCTGGAAATGGTGGGGCTAAAGGACTTTGCCAACAACTTTCCCCATCAATTGTCCGGGGGGATGCGGCAAAGAGCCGCCCTGGTGCGAGCCCTGGCGGTCTCGCCGGAAGCTTTGATGCTGGATGAACCGTTAGGGGCTTTAGACAGTTTTACCCGGATGAACCTGCAGGACGAGTTAATCCGCCTCTGGCAGGAGCGGGGCAACACGATGATTATGGTCACCCACGACGTAGACGAGGCCATTTACCTGAGCCGCCGGATTGTGATCATGTCCCCCCGCCCGGGCCGGGTGGCGAAGATCCTCGAGGTGCCCATGAGCTATCCCCGCAACCGGGCCCAGGGAGATTTCACCGCCCTGCGCACCCAGATCCTGAAATTCATGAATTTTGCCCAGGATCTTCAGGAAGAGTATACGATATGAGCAGG
Encoded proteins:
- a CDS encoding ABC transporter permease subunit, translating into MNKNILSAPPVPAVRKGIKEDAGMNGNLTAWELRQLEAKPQSAQARLVNRLISLLPVLSALLVLLNYKLVPNKKVMIAFRPYEPTNLYAYFIGVFLVAFTCMFIISLFSPKFYEKWRSASPLLTAVFLLLFAYDCATIKLRLLHATYFPAIDDVLHALVSERELLWVNFCHSVVLLFTGYLSGAAAGLLCGILGGYFKTARYWILPLVRVLGPIPANTWLPVILVLPFISLFQGAVFMIALGVWYPVTMTTMNGVINIPVHNYEVAKTFGVSKWKMLYQIAIPAASPFIFQGLTQGMGIACTVLLIAEMMGVEAGVGWYINWQRGYAEFDKVYAAIIILCLTFFAVNAILNAVKKRALRWREDKL
- a CDS encoding ABC transporter ATP-binding protein, yielding MSAKIRIENVTKIFPKQTEEGTITALENINLEIEEGEFVSLLGASGCGKSTLLRIMAGLEVPTLGQVWFNGEKVEGPSPKRGLVFQEHSLFAWLTVRQNIEFALKATKKYEGRAQVDQWLEMVGLKDFANNFPHQLSGGMRQRAALVRALAVSPEALMLDEPLGALDSFTRMNLQDELIRLWQERGNTMIMVTHDVDEAIYLSRRIVIMSPRPGRVAKILEVPMSYPRNRAQGDFTALRTQILKFMNFAQDLQEEYTI